A window of the Miscanthus floridulus cultivar M001 chromosome 14, ASM1932011v1, whole genome shotgun sequence genome harbors these coding sequences:
- the LOC136505833 gene encoding receptor protein kinase-like protein ZAR1 has protein sequence MTKILLLLLLLALPPPAALALTAEGLALLAFKAAATDDPYSALSRWSESDPDPCGWPGVRCANASSSSSAPRVVVGLAVAGKNISGYIPSELGSLLFLRRLNLHGNRLSGAIPAALSNASSLHSLYLYGNRLTGGLPTAALCDLPRLHNLDVSGNALSGELPLDLRGCRSLQRLVLARNAFSGELPAGVWPEMPSLQQLDLSSNAFNGSLPPDLGELPRLAGTLNLSHNRFSGVVPPELGRLPATVTLDLRFNNLSGAIPQTGSLASQGPTAFLNNPGLCGYPLQVPCRAVPPPTQSPTPQATTTPLPSSTASASDRHQQPIRTGLIALISVADAAGVALVGIILVYVYWKVKDRKDDHRGCRDDDGDYSTKTGLCRCMLWRHGGSDNSSDTSSSGDDKAGDGKYSGGGGGEGELVAIDRGFRVELDELLRSSAYVLGKGGKGIVYKVVVANGTTPVAVRRLGGGGGGADRCKEFASEARAVGRARHPNVVRLRAYYWSADEKLVVTDFVGNGNLATALRGRPGQTALSWSARLKIARGAARGLAYLHECSPRRFVHGEVKPSNILLDADFTPRVADFGLASLLAVAGCAPDGPPSSGGAGGLLGGAIPYVKPPVAPGTGPDRFAGSGYRAPEARAAGAKPTQKWDVFSFGVVLLELLTGRGPAADHASPSTSASFSAPVSGSTATDRSGSGEHGGGAVPEVVRWVRRGFEEDARPVAEMVDPALLRGPALPKKEVVAAFHVALACTEADPDLRPRMKAVADSLDKIGS, from the exons ATGACCAAAAttctcctcctgctgctgctcctggcATTGCCGCCGCCGGCAGCCCTGGCGCTCACCGCTGAGGGCCTGGCGCTGCTGGCGTTTAAGGCGGCGGCGACGGACGACCCGTACTCGGCGCTGTCGCGGTGGTCCGAGTCCGACCCGGACCCGTGCGGGTGGCCGGGCGTCAGGTGCGCCaacgcctcctcgtcctcctcggcCCCGCGCGTCGTCGTCGGCCTGGCCGTGGCGGGCAAGAACATTTCCGGGTACATCCCGTCCGAGCTGGGGTCGCTGCTCTTCCTCCGCCGCCTCAACCTCCACGGCAACCGGCTGTCCGGCGCCATTCCCGCCGCGCTCTCCAACGCCTCGTCGCTCCACTCGCTCTACCTCTACGGGAACCGCCTGACGGGcggcctccccaccgccgcgctCTGCGACCTGCCGCGCCTCCACAACCTGGACGTCTCCGGGAATGCACTCTCGGGGGAGCTGCCGCTGGACCTCCGCGGCTGCCGCAGCCTTCAGCGGCTCGTGCTCGCCCGGAACGCCTTCTCGGGCGAGCTCCCCGCCGGCGTGTGGCCCGAGATGCCCAGCCTGCAGCAGCTCGACCTCTCCTCCAACGCCTTCAACGGCTCGCTCCCGCCCGACCTCGGCGAGCTGCCCCGGCTCGCCGGCACGCTCAACCTCTCCCACAACCGCTTCTCGGGCGTCGTGCCGCCCGAGCTGGGCCGCCTCCCGGCCACCGTCACGCTGGACCTCCGCTTCAACAACCTCTCAGGGGCCATCCCGCAGACGGGCTCCCTCGCCAGCCAGGGCCCCACGGCGTTCCTCAACAACCCCGGCCTCTGCGGGTACCCGCTCCAGGTACCCTGCCGCGCCGTCCCGCCGCCCACGCAGTCGCCGACGCCGCAGGCCACGACGACCCCGCTGCCCTCCTCCACCGCGTCTGCCTCCGACCGGCACCAGCAGCCCATCAGGACGGGCCTGATCGCGCTCATCTCCGTCGCGGACGCCGCCGGGGTGGCCCTCGTCGGCATCATCCTCGTGTACGTGTACTGGAAGGTCAAGGACCGGAAAGACGACCACCGCGGGTgccgcgacgacgacggcgactacAGCACCAAGACCGGGCTCTGCCGCTGCATGCTGTGGCGGCACGGCGGCAGCGACAACTCGTCGGACACGTCGTCCTCGGGAGACGACAAAGCAGGCGACGGAAAgtacagcggcggcggcggcggcgagggggaGCTGGTGGCGATCGACCGCGGGTTCCGCGTGGAGCTGGACGAGCTGCTGCGGTCGTCGGCCTACGTGCTGGGCAAGGGCGGCAAGGGGATCGTGTACAAGGTGGTGGTGGCGAACGGGACGACGCCCGTGGCCGTGCGGcggctgggcggcggcggcgggggcgcggACAGGTGCAAGGAGTTCGCGTCGGAGGCGCGCGCCGTGGGGCGGGCGCGCCACCCCAACGTCGTGCGCCTGCGCGCCTACTACTGGTCCGCCGACGAGAAGCTCGTCGTCACCGACTTCGTGGGCAACGGCAACCTCGCCACCGCGCTGCGTG GTCGGCCGGGTCAAACCGCCCTGTCATGGTCAGCGCGGCTGAAGATCGCAcggggcgcggcgcgcgggctgGCGTATCTCCACGAATGCAGCCCACGGCGGTTCGTCCACGGCGAGGTGAAGCCATCCAACATCCTCCTGGACGCCGACTTCACCCCACGCGTCGCCGACTTCGGCCTGGCCAGCCTGCTCGCCGTCGCCGGCTGCGCCCCCGACGGGCCGCCCTCCTCGGGTGGCGCCGGCGGGCTCCTCGGCGGCGCCATCCCGTACGTCAAGCCACCGGTGGCGCCGGGTACGGGTCCTGACCGTTTTGCCGGCAGCGGGTACCGCGCGCCGGAAGCGCGGGCGGCCGGTGCGAAGCCGACGCAGAAGTGGGACGTGTTCTCCTTCGGGGTGGTGCTGCTGGAGCTGCTGACGGGGCGAGGCCCGGCGGCCGACCACGCGTCGCCGTCGACGTCGGCGTCGTTCTCGGCGCCCGTGTCCGGGTCGACGGCGACGGACCGGTCCGGGAGCGgggagcacggcggcggcgcagtGCCGGAGGTGGTGCGGTGGGTGCGCCGCGGCTTTGAGGAGGACGCGCGGCCCGTGGCGGAGATGGTGGACCCGGCGCTGCTCCGGGGCCCCGCGCTGCCCAAGAAGGAGGTGGTGGCGGCGTTCCACGTCGCGCTCGCGTGCACGGAGGCCGACCCGGATCTCCGCCCACGGATGAAGGCCGTTGCCGACAGCCTCGACAAGATCGGATCATGA